A single window of Watersipora subatra chromosome 9, tzWatSuba1.1, whole genome shotgun sequence DNA harbors:
- the LOC137404929 gene encoding uncharacterized protein has protein sequence MGPKKGAAKSTENSDQEAGPKLIDIDEKLNLILTKLGNIEFRLNLIESKQSDFEKSLNHVHQENEGIQLKQRDLSKSIVEIESKIGKLEGLESRIEAAEYAERAKCVELNGIPYDKSENLNLAYQKLLSSLKSDKLPTTIDKIYRIRQSKRIIIKFTQTNQRNEFFQQYRKNIQSLSALGFKETGRIYINEVLSRAQSTLFWKTRQFKVEYNYKYVWTSNQRIYLRKTPDSDAIPINSEDDLETLKLL, from the coding sequence ATGGGACCTAAAAAGGGAGCAGCTAAATCGACAGAGAATAGTGATCAGGAAGCCGGTCCAAAGCTTATCGACATTGACGAAAAATTAAACCTAATTCTTACTAAGCTTGGTAATATCGAATTTCGTCTCAATTTAATTGAGAGCAAACAGTCCGATTTTGAAAAGTCTCTCAATCACGTTCATCAAGAAAATGAGGGCATTCAACTCAAGCAGAGAGATTTATCCAAATCCATAGTAGAAATAGAATCTAAAATCGGTAAACTGGAAGGCTTAGAGTCTCGAATTGAAGCAGCAGAGTATGCTGAAAGAGCAAAATGTGTCGAGTTAAATGGGATTCCATATGATAAATCGGAAAATCTGAACCTTGCTTATCAGAAATTGCTAAGTTCCTTAAAATCTGATAAATTACCTACCACCATCGACAAGATATACCGCATTAGACAAAGCAAGCGCATCATCATAAAGTTCACCCAAACCAATCAGCGCAATGAGTTCTTCCAGCAATATCGAAAAAACATTCAATCCCTCTCAGCACTTGGTTTCAAAGAAACAGGAAGGATCTATATCAATGAAGTATTGAGTCGTGCTCAAAGCACACTTTTCTGGAAAACCCGGCAATTTAAAGTGGAATACAACTATAAATATGTGTGGACATCTAATCAAAGAATATATCTGCGTAAAACTCCTGACTCGGATGCCATCCCTATAAACTCTGAAGACGATTTAGAAACGCTAAAACTTCTTTAA